A stretch of Lysinibacillus agricola DNA encodes these proteins:
- a CDS encoding oleate hydratase has product MYYSNGNYEAFARPKKPVGVDEKSAYLVGSGLASLSAACFLIRDGQMKGENIHILEELDISGGSLDGILNPTRGFIIRGGREMEDHFECLWDLFRSIPSLEIENASVLDEFYWLNKEDPNYSKCRLMDNRGQRLEDDGKFTLSDKASEEMIKLFFTPEEKLDDKKITDVFSEEFFESNFWLYWSTMFAFEKWHSAMEMRRYIMRFIHHVGGLPDLSALKFTKYNQYESLVLPMIKYLEGHNVDFQFNTVVENVLVDKVGDKKVAHTLVLRQNGVKKNIELTENELVFVTNGSITESTTYGDNNTPAPISTDLGGSWSLWKNIASQDSEFGKPEKFCDNLPEESWFVSATLTTLDAKVAPYIEKISKRDPYAGKVVTGGIVTATDSNWMLSYTLNRQPHFKDQPKDQLVVWIYGLLSNKPGDFIKKSITECSGSEIAQEWLYHMGVPVDEIPDLAQNSCNTIPCYMPYITSYFMPRAMGDRPLVVPNGSVNLAFMGNFSETERDTVFTTEYSVRTAMEAVYQLLDIDRGVPEVFASTYDIRTLLSSTARLLDGKKLTDVDAPFILKQIGKFGIHKTKDTIVYDLLKESKLI; this is encoded by the coding sequence ATGTATTACAGTAACGGTAATTATGAGGCTTTTGCACGTCCTAAAAAACCAGTGGGGGTTGATGAGAAATCAGCATATCTTGTTGGTTCGGGGCTAGCTTCACTTTCAGCCGCATGTTTTTTAATTCGTGATGGTCAAATGAAGGGAGAGAATATTCATATTCTCGAAGAACTAGATATCTCAGGTGGTAGCCTTGATGGTATTTTAAATCCGACAAGAGGCTTTATTATTCGTGGTGGTCGGGAAATGGAAGATCATTTTGAATGCCTATGGGATTTATTCCGTTCAATCCCATCTTTAGAAATAGAAAACGCTTCTGTTTTAGATGAATTTTATTGGTTAAATAAAGAGGATCCTAACTATTCAAAATGTAGATTGATGGATAATAGAGGACAAAGACTTGAGGATGATGGGAAGTTTACATTATCTGATAAAGCATCTGAAGAAATGATTAAATTATTCTTTACTCCTGAAGAGAAATTAGATGATAAAAAAATTACAGATGTTTTCTCTGAAGAGTTCTTTGAATCGAATTTCTGGCTATATTGGTCTACGATGTTTGCTTTTGAAAAATGGCATTCTGCAATGGAAATGCGTCGTTATATTATGCGTTTCATTCACCATGTAGGGGGTCTACCTGATTTATCTGCTTTGAAATTTACAAAATATAACCAGTACGAATCTTTAGTACTTCCTATGATTAAATATTTGGAAGGCCATAATGTTGATTTTCAATTTAATACGGTTGTAGAGAATGTTTTAGTTGATAAAGTTGGCGATAAAAAAGTAGCTCATACTTTAGTGTTAAGACAAAATGGTGTGAAAAAGAATATCGAGCTAACAGAAAATGAATTAGTGTTTGTTACAAATGGTAGTATTACGGAGAGTACAACATATGGTGACAATAATACGCCAGCTCCTATAAGCACTGATTTAGGCGGAAGCTGGTCACTTTGGAAAAACATAGCTTCCCAAGATTCTGAGTTTGGTAAACCAGAAAAATTCTGCGATAACCTACCTGAAGAAAGTTGGTTTGTTTCAGCAACACTAACTACATTGGATGCTAAAGTTGCTCCGTATATTGAAAAAATAAGTAAAAGAGATCCATATGCTGGCAAGGTAGTTACTGGTGGTATTGTAACTGCTACAGATTCTAATTGGATGCTAAGCTATACGTTGAACCGACAACCTCATTTTAAAGATCAACCAAAAGACCAATTGGTAGTTTGGATTTATGGTTTACTATCTAATAAACCAGGTGATTTTATTAAAAAGAGTATTACTGAATGTTCTGGAAGTGAGATAGCACAAGAGTGGTTGTACCATATGGGTGTGCCTGTAGACGAAATACCAGATTTAGCACAAAATTCTTGTAATACAATTCCATGTTACATGCCTTATATAACATCTTACTTCATGCCTAGAGCAATGGGAGATCGTCCTTTAGTTGTCCCTAATGGATCTGTTAACTTAGCCTTCATGGGGAACTTTAGTGAAACTGAAAGAGACACAGTATTTACAACTGAGTATTCAGTAAGAACAGCAATGGAAGCTGTTTATCAATTGTTAGATATTGATCGAGGCGTTCCAGAAGTATTTGCATCTACTTATGATATTCGTACTTTATTGTCTTCAACTGCTCGCTTACTTGATGGTAAAAAGTTAACAGATGTAGATGCTCCATTTATCTTAAAACAAATAGGTAAATTTGGTATTCATAAAACGAAAGACACGATAGTATATGATTTACTTAAAGAAAGTAAATTGATTTAA
- a CDS encoding DUF554 domain-containing protein, with protein sequence MIGTIFNTMMIIVGSIVGSIFKKGIKDEYHNILMQAMGLVAMGLGINALVQHLPSSKYPVLFIVSLAIGGLLGQKLKLETRFNALVNKYSKGNLAEGLSTAILLFCIGTLSILGPVEAALKGDYTYLLANGMLDGITSIVLASTFGIGIAVAGIVLFVWQGSIYLIAILMENSLSNDLLNEVTIVGGILILASGLSILGIKKFNTLNLLPSLMIPPIVFLIIHLAQL encoded by the coding sequence ATGATTGGAACAATATTTAATACAATGATGATAATAGTCGGGAGCATTGTGGGAAGCATCTTTAAAAAGGGGATAAAAGATGAATATCATAATATTTTAATGCAGGCTATGGGACTAGTAGCTATGGGGTTAGGAATAAATGCACTAGTACAACATTTACCTTCAAGCAAATATCCAGTGCTCTTTATTGTAAGTTTAGCTATAGGAGGTTTACTAGGTCAAAAACTAAAGTTAGAAACAAGATTTAATGCTTTAGTAAATAAGTACTCTAAGGGTAATTTAGCTGAAGGGTTATCGACTGCTATTTTATTATTTTGTATTGGAACTTTATCAATTTTAGGTCCCGTTGAGGCTGCGTTAAAGGGAGACTATACATATCTGCTTGCAAACGGTATGTTGGATGGAATTACTTCAATTGTTTTAGCTTCTACTTTTGGTATTGGGATAGCTGTTGCAGGAATAGTATTATTTGTATGGCAAGGTTCTATTTATTTAATTGCGATATTAATGGAGAATTCTTTAAGCAATGATCTTCTAAATGAAGTGACGATTGTAGGAGGTATATTAATATTAGCTTCCGGTTTAAGTATTTTGGGGATCAAGAAATTTAATACGTTAAATCTTCTGCCATCATTAATGATTCCTCCTATAGTATTTTTGATTATTCATTTAGCCCAATTATAA
- a CDS encoding MDR family MFS transporter, with protein sequence MRKKVILSLMLMTFLSAVEGTIISTAIPRITNDLSGVELVSWVYAIYMLATAVSTPIYGKLADLFGRKKVLLIGATIFLIGSALCGIVTSMEQLIVFRALQGLGAGAIMPITMTIIGDLYSEVKDRAKAQGWISAVWGISGVIGPLVGGFLVDSLSWRYIFFLNVPFGIIACIMIVIYYKESIKPAKHHIDYLGATVFSLSTIALLYALLTGSSKQNWGDMTIIGLLIFAALSFIIFLFIEKKSPEPLIPLALFSNRTLSIINILTLISGAMIISITMYLPIWSQGVLGKNATDAGLILMPLPVMWTVGTIFSGKLVGSLNTKQIILLGASVLSVAAFSLFTLSTDSPAFLIYVAVGLFGLGMGLITPIYMVTIQAAVPNNTRGTAIGLNTFINTFSQTLGAAVFGAMFNTMIHARGIKNLDLVTSGGHEGTTANVVTESQEALASSVHFIYMGTFILALVTLVVVWFLLKPSTQTSEQ encoded by the coding sequence ATGAGAAAAAAAGTTATTTTATCATTAATGTTAATGACATTTCTTTCTGCTGTTGAAGGAACAATTATTAGTACAGCAATCCCCCGTATAACGAATGATTTGTCAGGCGTCGAACTTGTTAGTTGGGTTTATGCAATTTATATGCTTGCCACAGCTGTTTCGACTCCAATCTACGGGAAACTGGCTGATTTATTCGGTCGTAAAAAAGTTTTACTTATCGGAGCTACAATATTTTTAATTGGCTCTGCACTTTGCGGTATCGTTACATCGATGGAACAGCTCATCGTCTTTCGTGCCCTTCAAGGTCTAGGTGCTGGCGCTATTATGCCAATAACAATGACAATCATTGGTGACTTATATAGCGAAGTGAAAGACCGTGCAAAAGCACAGGGGTGGATTAGTGCTGTTTGGGGTATCTCTGGTGTTATCGGACCATTAGTTGGCGGATTTTTAGTTGATTCCCTTTCTTGGCGCTATATCTTCTTCTTAAACGTTCCATTTGGAATTATCGCTTGCATAATGATTGTCATTTATTATAAAGAATCTATTAAGCCTGCTAAGCATCATATCGACTATCTTGGTGCAACAGTATTCTCATTAAGTACAATCGCTCTACTATACGCGTTATTAACAGGTAGCAGTAAGCAAAACTGGGGGGACATGACAATTATTGGCCTCTTAATCTTTGCAGCTCTTTCATTCATTATTTTCTTATTCATTGAGAAAAAATCTCCGGAACCATTAATTCCGCTAGCACTTTTCTCTAACCGTACATTATCTATTATAAATATACTAACGCTTATTTCTGGTGCAATGATTATTAGTATTACAATGTATCTTCCAATTTGGAGTCAAGGTGTATTAGGGAAAAATGCGACAGACGCCGGACTCATTTTAATGCCACTACCTGTAATGTGGACAGTTGGCACTATTTTTTCAGGTAAATTAGTTGGTAGCTTAAATACGAAGCAAATCATTCTACTTGGAGCTAGCGTTCTTTCGGTTGCTGCCTTTTCATTATTTACATTGTCGACAGATTCACCAGCATTCCTCATTTATGTTGCAGTTGGATTATTCGGCTTAGGAATGGGGCTTATTACACCTATCTACATGGTAACAATTCAAGCGGCTGTTCCAAATAATACGCGCGGGACAGCAATTGGTTTAAACACATTTATCAATACGTTTAGTCAAACATTAGGAGCTGCAGTTTTCGGGGCAATGTTCAACACGATGATTCATGCACGCGGTATTAAAAACCTTGACCTTGTAACTTCTGGTGGGCATGAAGGAACTACAGCAAACGTAGTAACCGAATCGCAAGAAGCATTAGCTTCAAGTGTACATTTTATTTATATGGGTACTTTTATATTAGCACTAGTAACTTTAGTAGTTGTTTGGTTCTTATTAAAACCATCCACACAAACTAGTGAGCAATAA
- a CDS encoding DUF4179 domain-containing protein, whose amino-acid sequence MERIEKKLKNQMKASNNVDYPDFDQMWSSIQQDELKVAGGEPVVLRPRKRKRFALVAGLSVALMATPVYAALNYDWSSMLSHREGIQSALEKGLGQTIEQSVTKEGVTLTVHTAFIDENRTVLLYSLKPETPQDVNDVDFEVIGLKDSKGNFIEGNYWGKWNGEIGEFQGYFETDWVGKGQTTDVEFIMENMRLINNKKQSISYNPNDSTTQVFPIQKDGLGSVTLQSFEQAEGKVLLKSAVTLTDPELENRWINFEAINSADKSVKKAESSSFVDMGANMSQIFKSNTLREEGTKFQLSYDHILETKESTWSINMNLSKKQLENGSFKQVLDIPMDNVPGGTKIHEMKVTPTQVRLKITQEDYYTLPFREYQLDVGGTLLNGYFMGKGQEELRFEVVGLDAASLANQPITLVAKHRIDSFYGDENDKPIHLTDISEKHQTTTSSIAGYPVSWTYYLKDNNLYVETLSSDPTFDGVDRTYYLDGKEQILGEPESYDESNKSMDVYEKFDKKELDIYIYSYGINKPNEELRIPLKSGK is encoded by the coding sequence TTGGAACGCATTGAGAAAAAGCTTAAAAACCAAATGAAGGCATCAAATAATGTCGATTACCCTGACTTTGATCAGATGTGGAGCAGTATCCAGCAGGACGAGCTAAAGGTTGCTGGGGGTGAACCAGTTGTGCTCCGTCCTCGAAAAAGAAAGCGCTTTGCATTGGTTGCAGGGCTATCTGTAGCTTTGATGGCTACACCAGTTTATGCAGCTCTGAATTATGACTGGTCCAGCATGCTTTCGCATAGGGAAGGTATTCAGTCCGCGTTAGAGAAGGGCTTAGGCCAAACGATTGAGCAGTCCGTTACAAAGGAGGGTGTCACGTTAACCGTACATACGGCGTTTATAGACGAGAACAGAACCGTATTGCTGTATAGTTTGAAACCTGAAACACCCCAGGATGTAAATGATGTAGATTTTGAAGTGATCGGACTAAAAGATTCAAAGGGTAACTTTATCGAAGGCAATTATTGGGGTAAATGGAATGGAGAGATTGGTGAATTCCAGGGGTATTTTGAAACGGACTGGGTTGGCAAAGGGCAGACGACCGATGTTGAGTTTATAATGGAGAACATGCGATTGATCAACAATAAGAAGCAGTCCATCAGCTATAATCCTAATGACTCTACTACGCAAGTGTTCCCAATTCAAAAGGATGGGCTGGGTAGCGTGACCTTGCAGTCTTTTGAACAAGCTGAAGGTAAAGTTCTCCTAAAATCAGCCGTTACGCTTACGGATCCTGAATTGGAGAACAGATGGATCAATTTCGAGGCAATCAATAGTGCGGATAAATCTGTTAAAAAAGCGGAAAGTTCTTCTTTCGTAGACATGGGAGCAAACATGAGTCAAATATTCAAGTCTAACACCTTACGTGAAGAAGGAACTAAATTCCAGCTTTCTTATGATCACATACTAGAAACAAAAGAAAGTACTTGGAGCATAAATATGAATCTTTCCAAAAAACAGTTGGAAAATGGGTCATTTAAGCAAGTGCTAGATATCCCTATGGACAATGTGCCTGGCGGAACGAAAATCCACGAAATGAAGGTTACACCAACCCAAGTTCGTTTGAAAATTACTCAAGAAGACTACTACACTCTTCCTTTTAGAGAGTATCAACTAGATGTAGGTGGAACTCTGTTAAATGGGTATTTTATGGGTAAAGGACAAGAAGAACTACGCTTTGAAGTGGTAGGGCTAGATGCAGCTTCTCTGGCTAATCAGCCTATAACCCTCGTCGCGAAGCACCGTATCGATAGTTTTTACGGAGACGAGAACGACAAACCAATCCATTTGACTGACATATCAGAAAAACATCAAACTACAACGTCTAGCATTGCGGGGTATCCAGTCTCATGGACTTATTATTTGAAGGACAATAACCTCTATGTGGAAACCTTGAGCTCAGACCCGACGTTTGATGGAGTCGATCGAACTTATTATTTGGACGGTAAAGAACAGATCTTAGGGGAACCAGAATCTTATGATGAAAGTAATAAATCTATGGACGTTTATGAGAAATTCGACAAGAAAGAGCTAGATATTTACATTTATAGTTATGGAATCAATAAGCCAAATGAAGAGCTTCGTATTCCACTTAAGTCTGGAAAATGA
- a CDS encoding RNA polymerase sigma factor, translating into MTERELFDSYNKDVYRTCYYMLRNAQDAEDLCHDVFITVFRQDWQSVEHTRAWIMRIAMNHCLNLLKRNQTQRDKQGQVQWLHEQATFSIKSVDTIVVEKTAQEEWEELLKQLPDKLMAVVTLRYIGELSMAEIAETLQIPVGTVKSRLHKALKIMRKKLEHKNNLWLKGENQFGTH; encoded by the coding sequence TTGACAGAGCGTGAATTATTCGATTCTTATAACAAGGATGTATACCGCACATGTTATTACATGCTACGAAACGCACAAGATGCGGAAGATCTCTGCCATGACGTATTTATCACCGTTTTTCGTCAGGATTGGCAAAGCGTTGAGCATACGCGTGCCTGGATCATGCGCATCGCAATGAACCATTGCTTAAACTTGCTAAAACGGAATCAGACTCAGCGTGATAAACAGGGTCAGGTTCAATGGCTTCATGAGCAGGCTACATTTTCAATTAAATCCGTAGACACGATTGTAGTAGAAAAAACAGCTCAGGAAGAATGGGAGGAACTACTGAAGCAACTACCAGACAAATTAATGGCAGTTGTTACCCTCCGCTATATCGGTGAGCTATCCATGGCAGAGATCGCTGAAACCCTGCAGATTCCTGTGGGAACAGTGAAGTCGAGACTCCATAAAGCATTGAAAATCATGCGCAAAAAGCTTGAACACAAAAACAACTTATGGTTGAAGGGAGAGAACCAATTTGGAACGCATTGA
- a CDS encoding GNAT family N-acetyltransferase, with protein MKIRLAKLDDLQQLLYILNTTTLDLQQKGIHQWDYPWDHKKIANQIKNNFCYVLFLDKKIIGTFCINDIDNINEFSVEVKSKYLSQIAILPEFQGRDFGSSITQFACSFVKELKKTLYLDCWAGNEKLKEFYSRNGLEYIGDFPEEDYYISIFKYC; from the coding sequence ATGAAGATAAGATTAGCTAAATTAGATGATTTACAACAATTGTTGTATATATTGAATACCACTACTTTGGATTTACAACAAAAAGGAATACACCAATGGGATTATCCTTGGGATCACAAAAAAATTGCTAATCAAATAAAGAATAATTTCTGTTACGTTTTATTTTTAGATAAAAAAATAATTGGGACCTTTTGCATAAACGATATAGATAATATCAATGAGTTCTCTGTTGAAGTGAAAAGTAAATATCTATCTCAGATTGCTATATTACCTGAATTTCAAGGGAGGGATTTTGGTTCCTCAATAACGCAATTTGCTTGTTCTTTTGTAAAAGAGTTAAAAAAAACACTATATTTAGATTGTTGGGCTGGAAATGAAAAGTTAAAAGAGTTTTATTCAAGAAATGGTCTGGAATACATCGGGGACTTTCCAGAAGAAGACTATTACATTAGTATTTTTAAATATTGCTAA
- the tlp gene encoding small acid-soluble spore protein Tlp, protein MANSRHSKPDDRSNNVERIRDIVKNTEEKLHEAEISLEFADPMQSEMIKEKNKRRQKSIEGLKEEMKDEMAARKKGEV, encoded by the coding sequence ATGGCTAATTCAAGACACTCGAAACCAGATGATAGATCCAATAACGTTGAACGAATCCGTGATATCGTTAAAAACACCGAAGAAAAACTTCATGAAGCGGAAATTAGTTTGGAATTTGCAGACCCTATGCAAAGTGAAATGATTAAAGAAAAAAATAAGCGACGTCAAAAGTCAATTGAAGGATTAAAAGAAGAAATGAAAGATGAAATGGCGGCACGTAAAAAAGGAGAAGTGTAG
- a CDS encoding LacI family DNA-binding transcriptional regulator, translated as MKKTTIADVAQYANVSNSTVSQYLNKRYEYMSAETRKKIEEAVEALQYRPNLMARSLKQKSTFTIGIIVANIIHDFSTKIINALEAEFDKEGFHMIVCNSADNPKKEKKHIETLLEKQVDGLIVFPTGENKNLYIRLHQQAMPIVFIDRFIEGVDIPAVLLDNFSAMDTAVETFLKRPLAIITTSLTLPITPRVERLEGFRQALRNRNLFIDERYIKNGEPAEMEEIFNQLFTLEQPPKGIIAANDRIFQELMIYIKKRNLHVPNDLQVIAVDDVPYAKFVTPSITTLKQPILPMAQKSASLLLTKIKKEHLSNEQKLYRFKPILIQRDSTN; from the coding sequence GTGAAAAAAACAACAATTGCCGATGTTGCACAATATGCAAATGTTTCGAATAGTACTGTATCGCAATATTTGAATAAGCGATATGAATATATGAGTGCAGAGACTCGTAAGAAAATTGAAGAAGCTGTTGAAGCATTGCAATATCGTCCAAATTTAATGGCTCGTAGCTTAAAACAGAAATCTACCTTTACGATTGGCATTATTGTAGCGAATATTATCCATGACTTTTCAACAAAAATTATAAACGCACTGGAAGCAGAGTTTGATAAAGAAGGCTTCCATATGATTGTATGTAACTCAGCGGATAATCCTAAAAAAGAGAAGAAGCATATCGAAACTTTACTAGAAAAACAGGTAGATGGCTTAATAGTTTTTCCAACAGGAGAAAATAAAAATCTCTATATAAGGCTTCATCAACAAGCAATGCCAATCGTTTTTATCGACCGATTTATTGAGGGAGTAGATATTCCAGCTGTTTTGCTTGATAATTTTTCCGCAATGGATACGGCAGTGGAGACGTTTCTAAAACGACCATTAGCCATTATCACTACATCTTTAACCTTACCGATTACTCCTCGTGTCGAACGTTTAGAAGGATTTCGCCAAGCACTAAGAAATAGAAATCTGTTCATTGATGAGCGCTATATAAAAAATGGTGAGCCAGCTGAGATGGAAGAGATATTCAATCAATTATTTACATTGGAACAACCACCGAAGGGAATAATTGCGGCAAATGATCGAATTTTCCAAGAATTAATGATTTATATAAAAAAACGAAACTTGCACGTGCCTAATGATTTACAGGTGATAGCGGTTGATGATGTACCATATGCAAAATTTGTAACTCCTTCTATCACAACATTGAAACAACCCATCCTACCAATGGCTCAAAAATCGGCTTCACTTCTCTTAACCAAAATCAAAAAAGAACATCTATCCAATGAGCAAAAATTATATCGCTTTAAGCCGATATTAATTCAACGAGATTCGACTAACTAA
- a CDS encoding alanine/glycine:cation symporter family protein, which translates to MQAVVDAINSIVWSYALIGLILVVGIYFTFSTRFIQIRHFKEMIKRTLDRSVSKNNVSSYQALLMSIAGRVGIGNIAGVATAIGLGGPGAIFWMWVMAFIGMATSFFESTLGQIFKEKVGDEFRGGPAYYLSKGLGKKWVGSLFAITIAFAYGFLLTGIQANGITASFSTAFNIKPIFTAVFVCILVSAVIFGGVKRFAKFSEVVVPFMALAYILIALIIVVMNISQLPDIIALIFSSAFGTQETFGGLIGAAIAWGVKRGIYSNEAGQGTAPHAASTADVSHPIKQGLVQGMGVFIDTVIVCSATAFMILITGKYNVENTAGGYIVNQIGNVEIGVGYTQLAVDSVFQGFGNVFVAIAVFFFAVTTLLFIAYVAETNIVYIFGDNAMHKNALRIIVILSTFYGGMVSANLIWSIADIGVGLITWINVIGIFLLRKPVLRALKDYEQQKALGVDPVFNPTKLGIKNATFWEDRNKEINQDKNSDI; encoded by the coding sequence ATGCAAGCGGTTGTTGATGCTATTAATTCTATTGTGTGGAGTTATGCTCTTATCGGATTAATTTTAGTAGTAGGGATTTATTTTACTTTTAGTACTAGATTTATACAAATTAGACATTTTAAAGAAATGATTAAAAGAACACTTGATCGAAGTGTATCAAAAAATAATGTATCTTCTTATCAGGCACTATTAATGTCCATTGCTGGACGTGTTGGTATTGGAAATATAGCCGGAGTTGCAACTGCTATTGGTTTAGGAGGCCCAGGAGCTATATTCTGGATGTGGGTTATGGCCTTTATTGGTATGGCTACTTCCTTTTTTGAAAGTACATTAGGACAAATTTTTAAGGAAAAGGTTGGAGATGAATTTCGTGGAGGTCCTGCCTACTATTTATCTAAAGGATTGGGGAAAAAATGGGTAGGTTCATTATTTGCAATTACTATTGCATTTGCTTATGGATTCCTATTAACTGGTATTCAGGCAAATGGAATAACAGCATCTTTTAGTACAGCATTTAACATTAAGCCTATTTTTACTGCAGTATTTGTTTGTATACTTGTATCAGCAGTTATCTTTGGTGGAGTTAAAAGGTTCGCCAAGTTTTCAGAAGTTGTCGTTCCTTTTATGGCACTTGCCTATATTTTAATAGCTTTAATTATTGTAGTTATGAATATTAGTCAATTACCCGACATTATTGCTTTAATTTTTTCTAGTGCTTTCGGTACTCAGGAAACATTTGGTGGCCTTATTGGTGCTGCGATTGCATGGGGAGTAAAACGTGGAATTTATTCAAATGAAGCAGGTCAAGGGACTGCGCCTCATGCTGCTTCAACAGCCGATGTTTCACATCCAATTAAACAAGGGTTAGTACAGGGAATGGGTGTGTTTATCGACACGGTCATTGTTTGTAGTGCAACTGCATTTATGATTTTGATAACAGGAAAATATAATGTTGAAAATACAGCTGGTGGTTATATAGTGAACCAGATAGGCAATGTTGAAATTGGAGTTGGCTACACTCAATTAGCAGTAGATTCTGTATTTCAGGGATTTGGTAATGTCTTTGTAGCTATTGCAGTATTTTTCTTTGCTGTTACTACATTACTGTTTATTGCATATGTTGCTGAAACAAATATCGTGTATATCTTTGGAGATAATGCAATGCACAAGAATGCATTACGAATCATTGTCATTTTATCTACTTTCTATGGGGGAATGGTGTCAGCTAATTTAATTTGGTCAATAGCTGATATAGGAGTTGGACTTATTACTTGGATTAATGTTATCGGAATTTTCCTTTTAAGAAAGCCAGTTTTAAGAGCTCTTAAAGATTATGAACAACAAAAAGCTTTAGGGGTTGATCCAGTCTTTAACCCAACTAAACTAGGGATAAAAAATGCAACATTTTGGGAAGATAGAAATAAGGAAATAAATCAAGATAAAAATTCAGATATATAA
- a CDS encoding pyridoxal phosphate-dependent aminotransferase, whose translation MNYLSNVAKNYPASAIRRMFELANQYEDVIKLTVGEPNFETPDYIKEAAKIGIDENLTHYVSNAGTDELRQAVAKKYTIEFGEEYTPDQVMVAFGGMEAIMLALVATINPGDEVIIADPAYPNYLGQILMLGGKAVPVPVYEENEFKLKAVDVEKAVTSKTKAIILNSPSNPLGSVLNEKDIRELAEVVLKHNLIVISDEVYEKIIYDDEVHFSMAQIPEVKENVLIINSLSKTYAMTGWRVGFVIGNKDIISVMPKIQEGVASCVPPFIQKAAVTAINGPQSVVEEMVTHYKRRRGILINGLNEIPGFSCINSAGAFYAFANIKEFKKPSEDFAIELLNEAKVAVTPGSAFGKMGEGYLRFSFANSDENLIEAINRIKSYVKKNY comes from the coding sequence ATGAACTATTTATCGAATGTTGCAAAAAATTATCCCGCATCGGCAATTAGACGTATGTTTGAATTAGCCAATCAATATGAAGATGTTATCAAACTAACTGTTGGAGAGCCAAATTTTGAAACACCAGATTATATAAAAGAAGCTGCAAAGATAGGAATAGACGAGAATCTTACCCATTACGTATCCAATGCAGGGACTGATGAACTACGTCAGGCGGTAGCCAAAAAATACACTATTGAATTTGGAGAAGAATATACACCTGATCAAGTTATGGTTGCTTTTGGAGGAATGGAAGCAATTATGTTAGCTTTAGTGGCAACTATCAATCCAGGTGATGAGGTTATTATTGCTGATCCTGCCTACCCTAATTACTTAGGACAAATTCTCATGCTTGGAGGCAAAGCAGTGCCTGTTCCTGTTTATGAAGAAAATGAATTTAAACTGAAAGCAGTGGACGTTGAAAAAGCTGTTACTTCAAAAACGAAAGCAATTATTTTAAATTCTCCAAGTAACCCATTAGGCTCTGTTTTGAATGAAAAAGATATTAGAGAGCTAGCAGAAGTTGTATTAAAACATAATTTAATCGTTATTTCTGATGAAGTGTATGAAAAGATCATTTACGATGATGAAGTGCATTTTAGTATGGCTCAAATTCCAGAAGTGAAAGAAAATGTTCTTATTATAAATAGTTTATCTAAAACTTATGCAATGACGGGTTGGAGAGTAGGATTTGTCATTGGTAATAAAGATATTATTTCTGTTATGCCAAAGATTCAAGAAGGAGTGGCTTCTTGTGTACCGCCTTTTATTCAAAAAGCAGCTGTGACAGCAATTAATGGTCCACAATCTGTTGTTGAAGAGATGGTGACCCATTATAAACGTCGACGTGGAATTTTAATAAATGGATTAAATGAGATTCCTGGTTTTTCCTGTATTAATTCAGCAGGCGCCTTTTATGCTTTCGCAAATATCAAAGAATTCAAAAAGCCATCTGAAGATTTCGCTATAGAACTTTTAAATGAAGCAAAGGTCGCTGTTACACCTGGATCAGCATTTGGAAAGATGGGTGAAGGATATTTACGTTTTTCTTTCGCCAATTCAGATGAGAATTTAATAGAAGCTATTAATCGAATTAAAAGCTATGTAAAAAAGAATTATTAA